A genomic window from Candidatus Pelagisphaera phototrophica includes:
- a CDS encoding DUF3108 domain-containing protein, giving the protein MLERRFQISLLKPHLNAKCGFIACLLLSVFSTSSFAINPNEIREDTEAKLPKEIVWPEREFPDSKKTSDGFNTGERFQFRGQWGIFRKVAEIVISTEDPNHSNPSLLEVKTEARTTGLIKAVFPLMLKGYTLLDSTEGRILENRVTDEGQSNEKETITRFNFETGKMNHVDKLRPEKNQIKDLPYAAPLDYSSAILQIRGWKLEKGSIYPLFISSNGRFYLIEMEAKGTETITTQFGKIKAFRVEPVSAYPQSKIFREGGKMAVWVSADDRRIPLRLDVKTSIGTASMRLEAFTLNDIPILAQSSSN; this is encoded by the coding sequence ATGCTTGAGAGAAGATTCCAAATTTCGCTCCTTAAACCTCATTTGAATGCAAAATGCGGGTTCATTGCGTGTCTCCTACTATCGGTTTTCTCCACCAGTTCATTCGCAATCAACCCGAACGAGATCAGGGAAGACACAGAAGCCAAACTGCCAAAGGAAATCGTTTGGCCCGAACGCGAGTTTCCTGACTCAAAAAAAACTTCCGACGGATTCAATACAGGGGAGCGCTTCCAGTTTCGAGGACAATGGGGAATTTTTCGAAAGGTAGCGGAAATCGTAATTTCTACCGAAGACCCTAACCATTCAAACCCTTCGTTACTGGAGGTAAAAACGGAAGCCCGCACAACAGGTCTCATAAAGGCCGTCTTTCCCCTCATGCTTAAGGGCTATACCCTTCTTGATTCGACGGAGGGACGAATTCTCGAAAACAGAGTCACCGACGAGGGCCAATCCAACGAAAAGGAAACCATCACCCGTTTCAACTTTGAGACCGGGAAAATGAATCACGTAGATAAACTGAGACCGGAAAAGAACCAGATCAAAGATTTACCCTACGCGGCACCCCTTGACTACTCCTCTGCCATTCTCCAAATTCGTGGATGGAAACTGGAGAAAGGGAGTATTTATCCACTTTTCATCAGCTCGAACGGCCGCTTCTACCTGATTGAAATGGAAGCTAAAGGAACCGAAACCATCACCACCCAATTTGGGAAGATCAAGGCCTTTCGCGTGGAGCCGGTATCCGCCTATCCTCAGAGCAAGATCTTCAGAGAGGGAGGTAAAATGGCTGTTTGGGTATCTGCCGACGATCGCCGCATTCCCTTACGACTCGACGTTAAAACGTCCATCGGTACCGCATCCATGCGGCTCGAGGCGTTCACATTAAACGATATCCCGATCTTGGCTCAGTCTAGCTCGAACTAA
- a CDS encoding sugar kinase, with the protein MKTIVTFGEIMGRFCPPGFKRFRQSLPGDLNLTFAGAEANVAASISMLGGDARFVTAIPNNDVTQALISNLRGLDVDTSEIVLSKSGRLGLYFVEAGANQRPSRVIYDREYSSVSMAPASAYDWDSIFDGAGWFHTTGITPSLSEESAEATIQSVKNAKAAGLTVSCDLNFRKKLWKWNPTLSSTELACETMSRLLPYVDVVIGNEEDASDVLGIHAENTDVHSGKIDASKYTGVAREIVSQFPNLSKVAITLRESISASHNNWGAMLYDTSSDYSYFAPIEGSDYQPYEIRNIVDRVGGGDAFGAGLIFAFNDPKLREPQTAIAFAVASSCLAHSIYGDYNFSTRAEVESLLNSGGSGRVVR; encoded by the coding sequence ATGAAAACGATCGTAACCTTCGGTGAAATCATGGGCCGCTTTTGCCCTCCTGGCTTTAAACGTTTCCGTCAGTCACTTCCCGGTGATCTCAACCTCACCTTCGCCGGAGCAGAAGCCAATGTCGCTGCCTCTATTTCAATGCTAGGTGGAGACGCTCGATTCGTCACTGCAATTCCCAATAACGACGTCACCCAAGCTCTAATATCCAACCTGCGCGGACTCGACGTAGACACTTCGGAAATCGTATTGAGCAAATCGGGACGACTCGGTCTTTACTTCGTAGAAGCGGGGGCCAATCAACGCCCGAGTCGCGTGATTTACGACCGTGAGTACTCCTCTGTCAGTATGGCCCCCGCATCGGCCTACGACTGGGATTCGATCTTTGATGGAGCTGGATGGTTTCACACTACCGGAATCACTCCCTCATTGTCCGAGGAATCAGCCGAAGCGACGATCCAGTCCGTTAAGAACGCAAAAGCGGCCGGGCTCACGGTCTCCTGCGATCTCAATTTTCGCAAAAAACTCTGGAAGTGGAACCCCACTCTTTCGTCAACCGAACTTGCCTGCGAAACCATGTCTCGCTTGCTTCCCTACGTTGACGTCGTCATTGGCAATGAAGAGGATGCCTCCGACGTTCTTGGTATCCATGCGGAAAACACAGATGTGCACTCAGGCAAGATCGACGCCAGCAAGTACACCGGCGTAGCGCGTGAGATCGTCAGTCAATTCCCAAACCTATCTAAAGTTGCCATCACTTTGCGCGAAAGCATCTCCGCTTCACACAACAACTGGGGAGCGATGCTCTACGACACCAGTTCCGATTATTCCTACTTTGCCCCTATTGAAGGAAGCGACTATCAGCCTTATGAGATCCGTAACATCGTGGATCGTGTCGGCGGGGGTGACGCCTTCGGGGCCGGACTGATTTTCGCTTTCAACGACCCAAAGCTTCGCGAACCGCAAACGGCCATCGCCTTTGCCGTGGCCTCCTCTTGTTTGGCTCACTCGATCTACGGCGACTATAATTTCTCTACCCGCGCCGAAGTAGAATCCCTGTTGAATAGCGGTGGCTCGGGAAGAGTAGTGAGATAG
- a CDS encoding DoxX family protein: protein MKVALTGLSRFDFFGVLILRIGVGGLIAYHGFPLWAEGPDSWERIGSAVSLIGITYFHLVFGIASVVIQSVGGLFLILGIFTRGIGLLLSAIVGFALANLIIHSPEIDNVMVVYAQVNLTLLSIVFIGPGRLSLDRRGV, encoded by the coding sequence ATGAAGGTTGCCCTTACTGGCTTAAGCAGATTCGATTTTTTTGGTGTTTTAATCCTGCGCATTGGAGTTGGCGGTCTCATCGCCTACCACGGCTTCCCGCTTTGGGCGGAAGGTCCAGACAGCTGGGAAAGAATTGGAAGCGCCGTTTCTCTGATCGGGATAACGTACTTCCACCTCGTTTTTGGGATCGCATCCGTGGTGATTCAGTCGGTCGGTGGATTATTCCTCATTCTGGGAATATTCACCCGGGGAATCGGGCTGCTCCTTTCCGCCATCGTCGGCTTTGCTCTGGCTAATTTAATTATCCACAGCCCCGAAATCGACAACGTCATGGTAGTGTACGCTCAGGTCAACCTTACTCTACTTTCAATTGTATTCATCGGTCCTGGACGACTCAGCCTCGATCGACGTGGCGTCTAG
- a CDS encoding MBL fold metallo-hydrolase RNA specificity domain-containing protein encodes MSWVVEKKNGIFLPEIDWHLDARKPASNVFISHAHFDHFGNHPSVLCSEGTARLLKARMPGKRKWKTYGFQEPFEISPNVKGALYPAGHIPGSSMLLLEKKGETLLYTGDFKLGPNLTAEACIVPKTDTLIIETTYGVPKYAFPPISEVKKEILQFCHETIDDDHVPVLFGYSLGKAQEALKCLEGSGLKILLHPQVLKMTQACEEIGFTFPAYSEFRYEKAKECVVISPPLPKDSKWLTGIRNHRTAMLSGWALDSYRHHSKGSDRAFPLSDHADFLDLLEFVARVDPKIVYTTHGFAQEFAQTLRDRGINALELGAQNQLGLELPINPPPKSKPRTSEPESHPNVSPHSISSFTNAKENAVKAESHTRKVEIVSEYFANLGPTDVAIAALLLSGHAFARASQRSLTITTKTNRQAILFAANANETDYKRVRQHEADPWAALLSLLNPNPQIGQTLENFRVLFDTLEKSPNPVFQHSLLSEAYRKLDPREGKSLSDLVLSNRGNAIEESVIEEGLAKRFEAPIEAVRRANLRCADLNRVANATIDRMLDYIPLQLFFPLKLEKPAKEDMDFEFLSQFQSPIWVEELHDGLRCQIHKVDDRVELFDAEGKRITHQFPEIAESARLIPQDYIADGTLVAWKKERPLPYSDLEMRLNRPVEDLFIGEDVDTLLWLFDLFWCNGDTLLDLPLNRRRRELDTFSVNLRLRISPVQKVDSTDKLPSLLRDSQNRGNDGLIIKDATKRYDPLSLQPSWYSLK; translated from the coding sequence ATGAGTTGGGTCGTTGAGAAAAAGAACGGGATTTTCCTGCCCGAAATCGACTGGCATCTGGACGCGCGGAAGCCCGCTTCAAACGTTTTCATTTCCCACGCCCACTTCGACCATTTTGGCAATCACCCTTCGGTGCTCTGCTCAGAAGGAACTGCCCGCTTACTGAAAGCCCGCATGCCGGGAAAGCGGAAGTGGAAAACCTATGGATTCCAGGAACCTTTCGAGATCAGCCCTAATGTAAAGGGAGCGCTCTATCCCGCAGGCCACATACCAGGGTCGTCTATGCTACTTCTTGAAAAAAAAGGTGAGACGCTCCTCTATACGGGCGACTTTAAGCTTGGGCCCAATCTAACCGCAGAGGCGTGCATCGTACCCAAAACAGATACATTGATTATTGAAACTACGTATGGCGTTCCTAAATACGCTTTTCCACCTATTTCCGAGGTCAAGAAGGAGATCCTGCAATTCTGCCATGAAACGATAGATGATGATCACGTTCCCGTGCTTTTCGGATACAGCCTGGGAAAAGCTCAAGAGGCGTTGAAATGCCTTGAAGGCAGTGGTCTGAAAATCCTCCTGCATCCACAAGTACTGAAGATGACTCAGGCATGCGAGGAAATCGGTTTTACGTTTCCTGCGTACTCAGAATTCAGATATGAAAAGGCTAAAGAATGCGTCGTTATCTCGCCTCCTCTTCCAAAAGACTCGAAATGGCTAACCGGAATCCGCAACCACCGTACCGCGATGCTTTCGGGCTGGGCTCTGGACTCATATCGCCACCACTCTAAAGGCTCCGATCGGGCCTTTCCCCTTTCGGACCACGCGGACTTTCTGGATTTGCTCGAATTCGTCGCTCGTGTGGACCCAAAGATCGTCTACACAACTCACGGTTTCGCCCAGGAGTTTGCCCAGACCTTGCGGGATCGCGGTATCAATGCCCTCGAATTGGGTGCCCAGAACCAGCTGGGGTTGGAGTTGCCAATCAATCCACCTCCAAAGTCGAAACCCCGCACCTCTGAGCCCGAGAGCCACCCCAATGTATCGCCGCATTCGATCTCGAGCTTTACCAATGCAAAAGAAAATGCCGTCAAAGCCGAGAGCCACACGCGAAAGGTAGAAATCGTCAGTGAGTATTTTGCCAATCTTGGCCCAACGGATGTTGCCATCGCCGCCCTACTCCTGTCTGGACACGCATTTGCCCGGGCCTCCCAGCGGAGCCTCACCATCACCACCAAAACCAATCGCCAGGCAATCCTCTTCGCCGCGAACGCAAACGAGACCGACTACAAACGGGTCCGCCAACACGAGGCCGATCCCTGGGCCGCCTTACTATCACTCCTCAACCCAAACCCGCAAATCGGGCAGACACTCGAAAATTTTCGCGTTCTCTTCGATACTTTGGAGAAGTCGCCCAACCCCGTTTTTCAGCATTCCCTTCTGTCCGAAGCCTATCGAAAACTAGATCCTCGGGAGGGAAAATCGCTTTCTGACCTCGTGCTCTCCAACCGGGGAAATGCCATCGAAGAGTCCGTCATAGAGGAGGGCTTGGCCAAGCGGTTCGAAGCACCCATCGAAGCGGTTCGGCGAGCCAATCTACGCTGTGCCGACCTCAATCGCGTTGCGAACGCGACGATCGACCGCATGCTCGACTACATCCCTTTGCAACTGTTCTTTCCTCTGAAACTGGAAAAGCCGGCAAAGGAGGATATGGACTTCGAGTTTCTATCCCAGTTTCAGTCGCCGATTTGGGTCGAGGAGCTTCACGATGGGCTACGGTGCCAAATCCATAAAGTGGACGATCGAGTCGAGCTATTCGACGCAGAGGGAAAGCGCATCACCCACCAGTTTCCTGAGATTGCCGAATCAGCCCGTTTGATCCCACAGGACTATATTGCAGACGGCACACTGGTTGCGTGGAAAAAAGAGCGCCCGCTTCCTTACAGCGACTTGGAAATGCGCCTGAACCGGCCGGTCGAGGATCTTTTCATCGGGGAGGATGTCGATACACTTCTCTGGTTGTTCGATCTTTTTTGGTGCAATGGGGACACCCTTCTCGACCTTCCTCTAAACCGTCGAAGGCGGGAGCTAGACACCTTTTCCGTGAATCTCCGGCTCCGGATCTCTCCTGTCCAGAAAGTCGATTCCACAGATAAGCTGCCATCACTGCTCCGAGACTCCCAAAATCGAGGAAATGACGGTTTGATTATAAAGGATGCAACTAAAAGGTATGATCCGTTGTCTTTGCAACCTTCCTGGTATTCGCTGAAATAA